From Pseudomonas sp. LS1212, the proteins below share one genomic window:
- a CDS encoding DUF2235 domain-containing protein has protein sequence MPRNLILLFDGTWNKQQDKTNVCQMLQSFASAGAHDGQQPCFYDPGVGTEWHEVLTGGAFGHGLSANIRQGYRWLSEHYQPGDDIFVFGFSRGAYTARSLVGLIRKCGLLHLASASLVAQAYDLYRDKAVAPDSAPARSFRQSFAREVRVKFIGVWDTVGALGIPVSGVPFSRDYYQWHDTELSRIVDYAYHALALDEHRKDYQAAVWVTQDGQKKAENIEVEQRWFIGAHANVGGGYKNDRLPSISLRWLQDKAEACGLTLSSTVTVGTSDHRAPMADSYSQFMLGLYKNLKNEFNRPFGLGVNETIDESVWLRWKADPSYRPACLLGHSDRPSD, from the coding sequence ATGCCGCGGAATCTGATACTGCTGTTCGATGGCACTTGGAACAAACAGCAAGACAAGACCAATGTCTGCCAGATGCTGCAGTCGTTCGCCTCGGCGGGGGCCCATGACGGCCAGCAACCCTGCTTCTATGACCCTGGCGTGGGGACCGAGTGGCATGAGGTGCTGACCGGCGGCGCCTTCGGCCACGGCCTTTCGGCGAATATCCGCCAGGGCTATCGGTGGCTATCCGAGCACTACCAGCCAGGCGACGACATCTTCGTGTTTGGCTTCAGCCGCGGTGCCTATACCGCGCGCAGCCTGGTCGGCCTGATCCGCAAGTGCGGTCTGTTGCACCTGGCGTCCGCCAGTCTGGTGGCCCAGGCCTACGATCTCTATCGCGACAAGGCCGTAGCCCCGGATAGCGCGCCGGCCCGCTCCTTCCGCCAGTCCTTCGCGCGGGAGGTGCGGGTGAAGTTCATCGGCGTCTGGGACACGGTCGGGGCCCTGGGGATCCCGGTTTCCGGCGTGCCCTTCAGCCGCGACTATTACCAGTGGCACGATACCGAGCTCAGCCGGATCGTCGATTATGCCTACCATGCCCTCGCCCTCGACGAGCATCGCAAGGACTATCAGGCGGCGGTCTGGGTGACCCAGGACGGGCAGAAGAAGGCCGAGAATATAGAGGTGGAGCAGCGCTGGTTCATCGGCGCCCACGCCAATGTGGGCGGTGGCTATAAGAATGACCGCCTGCCCAGTATTTCCTTGCGCTGGCTGCAGGACAAGGCCGAGGCCTGCGGTTTGACGCTCTCCTCAACAGTGACGGTGGGGACCAGCGATCACCGTGCGCCGATGGCCGACTCCTACTCCCAGTTCATGTTGGGCCTGTACAAGAATTTGAAAAATGAGTTCAACCGCCCCTTTGGCCTGGGGGTCAATGAAACCATCGATGAATCGGTCTGGTTGCGTTGGAAAGCGGACCCGAGCTATCGACCGGCCTGCCTGTTAGGCCATAGCGACAGGCCGAGTGATTGA